In the Ramlibacter tataouinensis TTB310 genome, one interval contains:
- a CDS encoding AraC family ligand binding domain-containing protein: MALPHAQPLDIINVGPLGPDLARAVSTSLIKTDRLQLLHLVLPAHHDQPPHHVDEECTIQCLEGDVEVVWPGGTRRLRPGQLLLLPGKQKHSLRARSTCAVLVTLVLHNGDAGHGGGAGARTLQGDQN, encoded by the coding sequence ATGGCCCTGCCGCACGCCCAACCGCTGGACATCATCAACGTCGGCCCGCTGGGGCCGGACCTGGCCCGCGCCGTCAGCACCAGCCTGATCAAGACCGACCGGCTGCAGCTGCTGCACCTGGTGCTGCCGGCGCACCACGACCAGCCGCCGCACCACGTGGACGAGGAATGCACCATCCAGTGCCTGGAAGGCGATGTGGAGGTGGTATGGCCGGGCGGCACGCGGCGCCTGCGCCCCGGCCAGCTGCTGCTGCTGCCGGGCAAGCAGAAGCATTCGCTGCGCGCGCGCAGCACCTGCGCCGTGCTGGTCACCCTGGTGCTGCACAACGGCGATGCCGGCCATGGCGGAGGCGCCGGCGCGCGCACGCTGCAAGGCGATCAGAACTAG
- a CDS encoding hybrid sensor histidine kinase/response regulator, producing MNRPAQTPHPLLMVPTEGAGAAAATETGRMFERTDWAATPLGPVEHWPQSLRIAASICLNSRFPMFVWWGPSLVNIYNDAYVPILGKRHPQAFGRPALDSWSDIWDVLGPQVEAVMRHGRPTWNERVLLVMERNGFPEDTWFTWSYSPVHDDAGAIGGLFCACTEETGRVAAERERDRLVREAQDAAQTLQTWFDNAPGFIALLRGPDLVFEMVNQAYYQLVGHRQIEGLPVFQALPDLRHQGFEELLHQVYASGEPFTGRAVRLVVQKEPGGPLAERFVDLVYQPVRDASGQVVGIFAQGNDVTEQVKAVNALTEADRRKDEFLAMLAHELRNPLAPIAAAADLLTLGRMDEARVRHTSAIISRQVRHMTGLVDDLLDVSRVTRGLVELEQARVDAKRVVRDAGEQVRPLIEARRHRLSLHMPPEPVFVRGDHKRLVQVVGNLLNNAAKYTPEGGEIEVRLRTHDAQVELVVDDNGTGMTPELAQRAFELFAQAARSSDRSQGGLGIGLALVRSLVELHGGRVTAHSDGPGRGSRFTVCLPRLVEPPPAADAPGPALAAPAAQPLQVMVVDDNADAAQLLAMLVETLGHQVTVETNPLGALERARTLRPQLFLLDIGLPDMDGKELARRLRADPATAGARLVAITGYGQEHDRRGTLAAGFDAHFVKPVDVSQLARLLADTAGD from the coding sequence ATGAACCGCCCTGCCCAGACCCCGCATCCGCTGCTGATGGTTCCCACGGAAGGGGCCGGCGCCGCCGCTGCCACCGAGACCGGGCGCATGTTCGAGCGCACCGACTGGGCCGCCACGCCGCTCGGGCCAGTGGAGCACTGGCCGCAAAGCCTGCGCATCGCGGCGAGCATCTGCCTGAACTCGCGCTTCCCGATGTTCGTGTGGTGGGGCCCGTCGCTGGTCAACATCTACAACGACGCCTACGTCCCGATCCTGGGCAAGCGCCACCCGCAGGCCTTCGGGCGGCCGGCGCTGGACAGCTGGTCCGACATCTGGGACGTGCTGGGGCCGCAGGTGGAGGCGGTGATGCGGCACGGCCGCCCGACCTGGAACGAGCGGGTGCTGCTGGTGATGGAGCGCAACGGCTTTCCCGAGGACACCTGGTTCACCTGGTCGTACAGCCCGGTCCACGACGACGCGGGCGCGATCGGCGGCCTGTTCTGCGCCTGCACCGAGGAGACGGGCCGGGTCGCCGCCGAACGCGAGCGCGACCGCCTGGTGCGCGAGGCGCAGGACGCCGCGCAGACGCTGCAGACCTGGTTCGACAACGCGCCGGGCTTCATCGCCCTGCTGCGCGGGCCCGACCTGGTGTTCGAGATGGTGAACCAGGCCTACTACCAGCTGGTGGGCCACCGCCAGATCGAGGGGCTGCCGGTGTTCCAGGCCCTGCCCGACCTGCGCCACCAGGGCTTCGAGGAGCTGCTGCACCAGGTGTACGCCAGCGGCGAACCCTTCACCGGCCGTGCCGTGCGCCTGGTGGTGCAGAAGGAACCCGGCGGGCCGCTGGCCGAGCGCTTCGTCGACCTGGTCTACCAGCCGGTGCGCGACGCCAGCGGGCAGGTGGTCGGCATCTTCGCGCAGGGCAACGACGTGACCGAGCAGGTCAAGGCCGTGAACGCGCTGACCGAGGCCGACCGGCGCAAGGACGAGTTCCTGGCGATGCTGGCGCACGAGCTGCGCAACCCGCTGGCGCCCATCGCCGCCGCCGCCGACCTGCTGACCCTGGGGCGGATGGACGAGGCACGGGTGCGCCACACCAGCGCCATCATCTCGCGCCAGGTCAGGCACATGACCGGCCTGGTGGACGATCTGCTGGACGTCTCGCGCGTCACCCGTGGCCTGGTCGAGCTGGAGCAGGCCAGGGTGGATGCCAAGCGGGTGGTGCGCGACGCCGGCGAGCAGGTGCGGCCGCTGATCGAAGCCCGGCGGCACCGGCTGTCCCTGCACATGCCGCCCGAACCGGTGTTCGTGCGCGGCGACCACAAGCGCCTGGTGCAGGTGGTCGGCAACCTGCTGAACAACGCGGCCAAGTACACGCCCGAGGGCGGCGAGATCGAGGTGCGGCTGCGCACCCACGACGCCCAGGTCGAGCTGGTGGTCGACGACAATGGCACCGGCATGACGCCCGAGCTGGCGCAGCGCGCCTTCGAGCTGTTCGCGCAGGCGGCGCGCAGCTCCGACCGCTCGCAGGGCGGGCTGGGCATCGGGCTGGCGCTGGTGCGCAGCCTGGTCGAGCTGCATGGTGGCCGCGTGACGGCCCACAGCGACGGCCCGGGCCGCGGCAGCCGCTTCACGGTCTGCCTGCCGCGCCTGGTGGAGCCGCCGCCGGCTGCCGACGCCCCAGGGCCGGCGCTGGCTGCCCCAGCTGCGCAGCCCCTGCAGGTGATGGTGGTGGACGACAACGCCGACGCGGCCCAGCTGCTGGCGATGCTGGTCGAGACGCTGGGCCACCAGGTGACCGTGGAGACCAATCCGCTGGGGGCGCTGGAGCGGGCCCGGACCCTGCGGCCGCAGCTGTTCCTGCTGGACATCGGACTGCCCGACATGGACGGCAAGGAGCTGGCGCGCCGCCTGCGCGCCGACCCGGCCACGGCGGGCGCCCGGCTGGTGGCGATTACCGGTTACGGCCAGGAGCACGACCGCCGCGGCACGCTGGCCGCCGGCTTCGACGCGCATTTCGTCAAGCCGGTGGACGTGTCCCAGCTGGCGCGGCTGCTGGCCGACACCGCGGGCGACTGA
- a CDS encoding restriction endonuclease: MAPNSLFAILLRSPWWISLAVALAFVAVAHALLPADYRLLGAMGSLPFFVIAAVALVRQLRAPSARQSEATLQAVGRMNWAEFGDTLARGFERQGHAVERLPAGAAADLRLRRDGRTTLVAARRWKAARHGEEALAALHASARREDAGGCVYVTLGELSANARSLAARQSIELMQAPELARLLHGVALPPHA, encoded by the coding sequence ATGGCCCCCAATTCCCTGTTCGCGATCCTGCTGCGCTCGCCGTGGTGGATCAGCCTGGCCGTCGCGCTGGCCTTCGTGGCCGTGGCCCACGCGTTGCTGCCGGCGGACTACCGCCTGCTGGGCGCCATGGGCAGCCTGCCGTTCTTCGTCATCGCCGCGGTGGCGCTGGTGCGGCAGCTGCGCGCGCCCAGCGCGCGCCAGAGCGAAGCCACCCTGCAGGCGGTGGGCCGGATGAACTGGGCCGAGTTCGGCGACACGCTGGCGCGCGGCTTCGAACGGCAGGGCCACGCGGTCGAGCGGCTGCCCGCAGGCGCCGCGGCCGACCTGCGGCTGCGCCGCGACGGCCGCACCACCCTGGTGGCGGCGCGCCGATGGAAGGCGGCGCGGCACGGCGAGGAGGCCCTGGCCGCGCTGCATGCCTCGGCGCGCCGGGAGGATGCCGGCGGCTGCGTCTATGTCACGCTCGGCGAGCTCAGCGCCAACGCCCGCAGCCTGGCCGCCCGCCAGTCCATCGAGCTGATGCAGGCGCCCGAACTGGCGCGCCTGCTGCACGGCGTGGCCCTGCCGCCACACGCCTGA
- a CDS encoding ankyrin repeat domain-containing protein — MSAPALDEETLRMARQVFHWVRSGDLASLQPLLDQGLPPNLLNENGDSLLMLAAYHGHLEVSRALLAAGADTEIRNDRGQTPLAGAAFKGHAEVVRLLLDQGALADGHGPDGKTALMTAAMFNRVEVMDLLLGRGADPAHRDAAGMNALEAAQRMGADDAVQRLRQSA; from the coding sequence GTGAGCGCGCCGGCGCTGGACGAGGAGACGCTGCGCATGGCGCGGCAGGTGTTCCACTGGGTGCGCAGCGGCGACCTGGCGTCGCTGCAGCCGCTGCTGGACCAGGGCCTGCCGCCCAACCTGCTGAACGAGAACGGCGACAGCCTGCTGATGCTGGCCGCCTACCACGGCCACCTGGAGGTGTCGCGGGCGCTGCTGGCGGCCGGCGCCGATACCGAGATCCGCAACGACCGCGGCCAGACGCCGCTGGCCGGCGCCGCCTTCAAGGGCCATGCCGAGGTGGTCCGGCTGCTGCTGGACCAGGGCGCGCTGGCGGACGGCCACGGGCCGGACGGCAAGACCGCGCTGATGACGGCCGCCATGTTCAACCGGGTGGAGGTGATGGACCTGCTGCTGGGGCGGGGCGCCGACCCGGCGCACCGCGACGCCGCCGGCATGAACGCGCTGGAGGCGGCCCAGCGCATGGGCGCCGACGACGCGGTGCAGCGGCTGCGCCAGTCTGCTTAG
- a CDS encoding Bug family tripartite tricarboxylate transporter substrate binding protein, producing the protein MRFASRCLAALAATLLGSAAALAQPAPGPAYPTKPIKAIVPFAPGSATDQIGRAFAAKMSETLGQPIVVENKPGVNGMLGAADVAKAAPDGYTLLIGTNSTNAALKSLMKSLPYDQDTAFAPVGYLGQVPLIVAVNNEVPAKNLRELVDMAKAKPGHVTFASASTSQLVSTEMLASMAGVKMTNVPYKSGPAAMTDLIGGQVMMFTADFAVMLPQVKGGKVRGLAVTSAKRSAAIPELPTVNEALGLKDYELIAYFAAFAPAGTPPDVIARLNRAINAAASSKDLQEKFAPIGFVVDPGPPEALAQRTRTETAKWAKAIKEAGIEPQ; encoded by the coding sequence ATGCGCTTCGCTTCCCGCTGCCTGGCGGCGCTCGCCGCCACCCTGCTGGGCTCGGCCGCCGCCCTGGCCCAGCCCGCCCCCGGACCGGCCTATCCCACCAAGCCCATCAAGGCCATCGTGCCCTTCGCTCCCGGCAGCGCCACCGACCAGATCGGCCGCGCCTTCGCCGCCAAGATGTCCGAAACGCTGGGCCAGCCCATCGTGGTCGAGAACAAGCCGGGCGTGAACGGCATGCTGGGCGCGGCCGACGTGGCCAAGGCCGCACCGGATGGCTACACCCTGCTGATCGGCACCAACAGCACCAACGCTGCCCTGAAGAGCCTGATGAAGTCGCTGCCCTACGACCAGGACACGGCCTTCGCCCCGGTGGGCTACCTGGGCCAGGTGCCGCTGATCGTGGCGGTGAACAACGAGGTGCCGGCCAAGAACCTGCGCGAGCTGGTGGACATGGCCAAAGCCAAGCCCGGCCACGTCACCTTCGCCAGCGCCAGCACCTCGCAGCTGGTGTCCACCGAGATGCTGGCCAGCATGGCCGGCGTGAAGATGACCAACGTGCCGTACAAGAGCGGCCCGGCGGCCATGACCGACCTGATCGGCGGGCAGGTGATGATGTTCACGGCCGACTTCGCCGTGATGCTGCCGCAGGTCAAGGGCGGCAAGGTGCGCGGCCTGGCCGTCACCTCGGCCAAGCGCTCGGCCGCCATCCCCGAGCTGCCCACCGTCAACGAGGCGCTGGGGCTGAAGGACTACGAGCTGATCGCCTACTTCGCCGCCTTCGCGCCGGCCGGCACGCCGCCCGACGTGATCGCCAGGCTGAACCGGGCGATCAACGCCGCCGCCTCCAGCAAGGACCTGCAGGAGAAATTCGCGCCCATCGGCTTCGTGGTCGACCCCGGCCCGCCCGAGGCCCTGGCCCAGCGCACCCGCACCGAGACCGCCAAGTGGGCCAAGGCGATCAAGGAAGCGGGCATCGAGCCGCAGTGA
- a CDS encoding tripartite tricarboxylate transporter substrate binding protein — protein sequence MKQWMAALGLTVLASAALAQPCPDKNVMYWQAFTPGGESDLSARHQQLVLKKKCPAVETIIQYKAGAGGALMWTQINQLPGDGVNVAGINLPHIVFQPIEGQVQYKTQDILPVFWFHYTPDILVVPEQSAIKNFDEFLKAAKASPGKISLGGSGTNSANHAAHERLNAAFGVKTIYVPFKGTGDMATSVLGAQVDGAMTYVPFAISNKGRVRPLAVAMEKRHPLMPDVPTFRELGVDWVDGAYRGIGMPKSTPPEARKRMSDLWMALNNDPEMKELAAKSGFELVNVGLEQMDAFMADKTRLYTEGAARLGLGKK from the coding sequence ATGAAACAGTGGATGGCGGCCCTGGGACTCACGGTCCTCGCCTCGGCGGCGCTGGCCCAGCCCTGCCCCGACAAGAACGTGATGTACTGGCAGGCCTTCACGCCGGGCGGCGAGTCCGACCTGTCGGCGCGCCACCAGCAGCTGGTGCTCAAGAAGAAGTGCCCCGCGGTCGAGACCATCATCCAGTACAAGGCCGGTGCCGGCGGCGCGCTGATGTGGACGCAGATCAACCAGCTGCCCGGCGACGGCGTGAACGTGGCGGGCATCAACCTGCCGCACATCGTGTTCCAGCCGATCGAGGGGCAGGTGCAGTACAAGACCCAGGACATCCTGCCGGTGTTCTGGTTCCACTACACGCCCGACATCCTGGTGGTGCCGGAGCAGAGCGCCATCAAGAACTTCGACGAGTTCCTCAAGGCGGCCAAGGCCAGCCCCGGCAAGATCAGCCTGGGCGGCTCGGGCACCAACTCGGCCAACCACGCGGCGCACGAGCGCCTGAACGCCGCCTTCGGCGTCAAGACCATCTACGTGCCGTTCAAGGGCACCGGCGACATGGCGACCTCGGTGCTGGGCGCGCAGGTGGACGGCGCCATGACCTACGTGCCGTTCGCCATCAGCAACAAGGGCCGGGTGCGGCCGCTGGCGGTGGCCATGGAAAAGCGCCACCCGCTGATGCCGGACGTGCCGACCTTCCGCGAGCTGGGGGTCGACTGGGTGGACGGCGCCTACCGCGGCATCGGCATGCCCAAGTCCACGCCGCCGGAGGCGCGCAAGCGCATGTCCGACCTGTGGATGGCGCTGAACAACGATCCCGAGATGAAGGAGCTGGCGGCCAAGAGCGGCTTCGAGCTGGTCAACGTCGGCCTGGAGCAGATGGACGCCTTCATGGCCGACAAGACCCGGCTGTACACCGAGGGCGCGGCGCGGCTGGGCCTGGGCAAGAAGTAA
- a CDS encoding tartrate dehydrogenase, whose protein sequence is MSARKSYRIACIPGDGIGKEVIPAGQQVLQALAASQDGLRFEFQSFGWGGDWYREHGEMMPADGLEALRGMDAILFGSAGDPDIPDHVTLWGLRLKICQGFDQYANVRPTRILPGIDAPLKRCAPADLDWVIVRENSEGEYAGVGGRAHQGHPIEVATDVSMMTRAGVERIMRYAFRLAQARPRKLLTVVTKSNAQRHAMVMWDEIAVQVSREFPDVKWDKELVDACTARMVNRPASLDTLVATNLHADILSDLAAALAGSLGIAPTGNIDPERRYPSMFEPIHGSAFDIMGKGLANPVGTFWSCVMLLEHLGERAAAQRLMQAIEAVTADSRLHTRDLGGRAGTAEVTAAVIHRLHPR, encoded by the coding sequence ATGAGCGCAAGGAAGAGCTACCGCATCGCCTGCATCCCCGGCGACGGCATCGGCAAGGAAGTGATCCCCGCGGGGCAGCAGGTGCTGCAGGCGCTGGCGGCGTCGCAGGACGGCCTGCGCTTCGAGTTCCAGAGCTTCGGCTGGGGCGGCGACTGGTACCGCGAACACGGCGAGATGATGCCGGCCGACGGGCTGGAGGCGCTGCGCGGGATGGACGCCATCCTGTTCGGGTCGGCCGGCGACCCCGACATCCCCGACCACGTCACCCTGTGGGGCCTGCGCCTGAAGATCTGCCAGGGCTTCGACCAGTACGCCAACGTGCGGCCCACGCGCATCCTGCCGGGCATCGACGCGCCGCTCAAGCGCTGCGCGCCGGCCGACCTGGACTGGGTGATCGTGCGCGAGAACTCCGAGGGCGAGTACGCGGGCGTGGGCGGCCGCGCCCACCAGGGCCACCCGATCGAGGTGGCGACCGACGTGAGCATGATGACGCGCGCCGGCGTGGAGCGCATCATGCGCTACGCCTTCCGCCTGGCGCAGGCGCGCCCGCGCAAGCTGCTGACGGTGGTGACCAAGTCCAACGCCCAGCGCCATGCCATGGTGATGTGGGACGAGATCGCGGTCCAGGTGAGCCGGGAGTTCCCCGACGTCAAATGGGACAAGGAACTGGTGGACGCCTGCACCGCGCGCATGGTCAACCGCCCGGCCTCGCTGGACACCCTGGTGGCCACCAACCTGCACGCCGACATCCTGAGCGACCTGGCGGCCGCCCTGGCCGGCAGCCTGGGCATCGCGCCCACCGGCAACATCGACCCGGAGCGCCGCTATCCCAGCATGTTCGAGCCCATCCACGGCTCGGCCTTCGACATCATGGGCAAGGGCCTGGCCAACCCGGTCGGCACCTTCTGGAGCTGCGTCATGCTGCTCGAGCACCTGGGCGAGCGCGCCGCGGCGCAGCGGCTGATGCAGGCCATCGAGGCGGTGACCGCCGACAGCCGGCTGCACACCCGCGACCTGGGCGGCCGCGCCGGCACGGCCGAGGTGACGGCTGCGGTGATCCACCGATTGCATCCGCGCTGA
- a CDS encoding LysR family transcriptional regulator, protein MAAPRAASADMQFFGTLVRCGSLAAAARELQVTPPAVSKRLAQLEQHLGTRLLSRTTRRIGLTAEGEAYLAHARRILAEIAAVERELQGAREQPAGLLRVNATLGFGRLHIAPLVASFVRGHPGVQVQLQLSASPPPLTQDAFDVCVRFGEPPDARVIARLLAPNRRLLCASPGYLARRGTPRAPADLARHDTIAIRQGDEAYGVWRLRSGRRTETVKVHGPLSSNDGEIAVQWALAGHGIVLRAEWDIARYLRSGRLREVLPNWQTPPADVYAVYPVQAQGAARVRAFVEYLAAELGKATG, encoded by the coding sequence ATGGCGGCACCGCGCGCGGCCTCGGCCGACATGCAGTTCTTCGGCACCCTGGTGCGCTGCGGCAGCCTGGCCGCGGCGGCGCGCGAGCTGCAGGTCACGCCGCCGGCGGTGAGCAAGCGCCTGGCGCAGCTGGAGCAGCACCTGGGTACGCGGTTGCTCAGCCGCACCACGCGCCGCATCGGCCTCACCGCCGAAGGCGAGGCCTACCTGGCCCACGCGCGCCGCATCCTGGCCGAGATCGCGGCCGTCGAGCGCGAGCTGCAGGGCGCGCGCGAGCAGCCCGCCGGCCTGCTGCGCGTGAACGCCACGCTGGGCTTCGGCCGCCTGCACATCGCGCCGCTGGTGGCCAGCTTCGTGCGCGGGCACCCGGGCGTGCAGGTGCAATTGCAGCTGTCGGCCAGCCCGCCGCCGCTGACGCAGGACGCGTTCGACGTCTGCGTGCGCTTCGGCGAGCCGCCCGACGCGCGCGTCATCGCCCGCCTGCTGGCGCCCAACCGCCGCCTGCTGTGCGCCTCGCCCGGCTACCTGGCCCGGCGCGGCACGCCCCGGGCCCCGGCCGACCTGGCGCGCCACGACACCATCGCCATCCGCCAGGGCGACGAGGCCTACGGCGTATGGCGGCTGCGCTCGGGCAGGCGCACCGAGACCGTCAAGGTGCACGGACCCTTGAGCAGCAACGACGGCGAGATCGCCGTGCAGTGGGCGCTGGCCGGCCACGGCATCGTGCTGCGGGCGGAGTGGGACATCGCCCGCTACCTCCGCAGCGGACGGCTGCGCGAGGTGCTGCCGAACTGGCAGACGCCGCCGGCGGATGTGTACGCGGTGTACCCGGTGCAGGCGCAGGGCGCGGCCCGGGTGCGGGCGTTCGTGGAGTACCTGGCGGCGGAGTTGGGCAAGGCAACGGGGTAG
- a CDS encoding RNA-binding protein S4: MEEPQFRVAGERVDIDPQARLQATTPATLLMHKPAGMSTTQAQALLGAATHWAGDTSGIRRVKSHAVGLAALLALPVQASGLSVFSQDGRIVRKLNEDAGLIEQELVAQVAGTLAPEGLALLCRGLVFEGRALPPARVSWQSEARLRLALKGIAPEWVPWMCAQVGLELTALKRIRIGRVPMAGLPPGQWRYLPPGERF; the protein is encoded by the coding sequence GTGGAAGAGCCGCAGTTCCGGGTGGCCGGCGAGCGCGTCGACATCGATCCGCAGGCCCGCCTGCAGGCCACGACGCCCGCCACGCTGCTGATGCACAAGCCGGCGGGGATGAGCACAACCCAGGCGCAGGCGCTGCTGGGCGCGGCAACCCACTGGGCCGGCGACACCTCGGGCATCCGCCGGGTCAAGAGCCATGCCGTCGGGCTCGCGGCGCTGCTGGCGCTGCCGGTGCAGGCCAGCGGGCTGTCGGTCTTCAGCCAGGACGGGCGCATCGTGCGCAAGCTCAACGAGGACGCGGGCTTGATCGAGCAGGAGCTGGTCGCGCAGGTGGCCGGTACCCTCGCGCCCGAGGGCCTGGCTCTGCTGTGCCGGGGCCTGGTGTTCGAGGGCCGTGCCCTGCCGCCGGCACGCGTGAGCTGGCAGAGCGAGGCGCGCCTGCGCTTGGCCCTCAAGGGCATCGCGCCCGAGTGGGTGCCCTGGATGTGCGCGCAGGTGGGTCTCGAGCTCACGGCGCTCAAACGCATCCGTATCGGGCGCGTGCCCATGGCCGGGCTGCCACCGGGCCAGTGGCGCTATCTCCCGCCGGGCGAACGGTTCTAG
- a CDS encoding Bug family tripartite tricarboxylate transporter substrate binding protein — translation MRKIAKTLLGLAFTAACLLSGTAVLAQAYPSKPIRMIVPFPAGGTTDIVARIVAQRMSESMGQPVLVENRGGAGGAIGADVVAKAPPDGYTIMMHNLTFPLSSVAQTLSKRSPFNPETDFEGVAIAVYVPFVWTAHPGVPAKDLRELGNLLRGSPGLQYNYGSTGPGSTMHVLGEAFKRDAKVQMEHVPFKGAAPLKQELLAGRLQVGGDQLSSSLAEIKAGTLKALATTASKRIPGLPDVPTVRELGFPNLELEGWNGVFAPAKTPREVLDRLNREVVAAVKHPDVQKRLADMGAEAVGSTGAEQDAIFRRQMDQFRPIIRDMKID, via the coding sequence ATGCGAAAGATCGCGAAAACGCTGCTGGGCCTGGCCTTCACGGCCGCCTGCCTGCTCTCCGGGACCGCGGTCCTGGCGCAGGCCTACCCCTCCAAGCCGATCAGGATGATCGTCCCCTTCCCCGCGGGAGGCACGACCGACATCGTGGCGCGCATCGTGGCGCAGCGCATGTCCGAGTCGATGGGGCAGCCGGTGCTGGTGGAAAACCGGGGCGGCGCGGGCGGTGCCATCGGCGCGGACGTGGTCGCCAAGGCGCCGCCCGACGGCTACACCATCATGATGCACAACCTCACCTTCCCGCTGTCGTCGGTCGCGCAGACGCTGTCCAAGCGCTCGCCCTTCAACCCGGAGACGGATTTCGAGGGAGTGGCCATCGCGGTGTACGTGCCGTTCGTGTGGACCGCCCATCCCGGCGTGCCGGCCAAGGATTTGCGTGAGCTCGGCAACCTGCTGCGCGGCAGCCCCGGCCTGCAGTACAACTACGGCTCCACCGGGCCGGGCTCCACCATGCACGTGCTGGGCGAGGCCTTCAAGCGCGACGCCAAGGTCCAGATGGAGCACGTGCCCTTCAAGGGCGCCGCGCCGCTGAAGCAGGAGCTGCTCGCCGGCCGCCTGCAGGTCGGCGGCGACCAGCTCTCCTCGTCGCTGGCCGAGATCAAGGCGGGCACGCTGAAGGCGCTGGCCACCACGGCTTCGAAGCGGATCCCCGGCCTGCCCGACGTGCCGACGGTGAGGGAGCTGGGCTTCCCCAACCTGGAGCTGGAAGGCTGGAACGGCGTATTCGCCCCCGCCAAGACGCCCAGGGAGGTGCTGGACCGGCTGAACCGCGAGGTGGTGGCGGCGGTCAAACACCCCGACGTGCAGAAGCGCCTGGCCGACATGGGCGCGGAGGCGGTGGGCTCGACCGGCGCCGAGCAGGACGCCATCTTCCGCCGCCAGATGGACCAGTTCCGGCCCATCATCCGCGACATGAAGATCGACTAG
- a CDS encoding NAD(P)-dependent oxidoreductase, giving the protein MKVGIAGTGKMGGVVAARLSSLGHGVSVWNRTRQRAQPLLDSGLGWAASPRELAAAVDTVITFLTDEKALDEVYLSPSGLLSGSCTGKLFIEMSTVAPAKQQELASRAAAAGASYVECPVGGSVGPAREGKLMGFAGGAAQDVERARELLSQLCRRVEHVGPHGAGATMKLAVNLPLMVYWQTLGEALSLVQPLQLDPARVIDILSDSSGGPNMLKVRGGMIAQALAGDAGGAVTVDIATMHKDVQKMLELAGSLHRQLPLTARTAQSLRSAMDQGLAQADCAQLPVWWLKDAGRA; this is encoded by the coding sequence ATGAAGGTCGGCATCGCCGGGACGGGCAAGATGGGCGGCGTGGTGGCCGCGCGGCTGAGCTCCCTCGGGCACGGGGTCAGTGTGTGGAACCGCACCCGGCAACGTGCGCAGCCGCTGCTGGACAGCGGTCTTGGCTGGGCGGCGTCCCCGCGCGAGCTCGCGGCGGCCGTGGACACGGTGATCACCTTCCTCACCGACGAGAAGGCGCTGGACGAGGTCTACCTCTCGCCGTCCGGGCTGTTGTCGGGGTCCTGTACCGGCAAGCTGTTCATCGAGATGAGCACGGTGGCGCCGGCCAAGCAGCAAGAGCTCGCCTCCCGCGCGGCCGCGGCCGGCGCTTCCTACGTCGAGTGCCCGGTGGGCGGCAGCGTGGGCCCGGCCAGGGAGGGCAAGCTGATGGGCTTTGCCGGCGGCGCGGCGCAGGACGTGGAGCGTGCGCGCGAGCTGCTGTCGCAGCTGTGCCGGCGTGTGGAGCACGTGGGCCCGCATGGCGCGGGCGCCACCATGAAGCTGGCGGTCAACCTGCCGCTGATGGTCTACTGGCAGACCCTGGGAGAGGCGCTCTCCCTGGTGCAGCCGCTGCAGCTGGACCCGGCGCGCGTCATCGACATCCTGTCCGACTCGTCGGGCGGACCGAACATGCTGAAGGTGCGCGGGGGCATGATCGCCCAGGCGCTGGCCGGCGACGCGGGCGGCGCGGTGACCGTGGACATCGCCACCATGCACAAGGACGTGCAGAAGATGCTGGAGCTGGCCGGCAGCCTGCACCGGCAGCTGCCGCTCACCGCGCGCACGGCCCAGAGCCTGCGCTCGGCCATGGACCAGGGGCTGGCGCAGGCCGACTGCGCGCAGCTGCCGGTCTGGTGGCTGAAGGACGCCGGCCGGGCCTAG